The genomic DNA GATCGACGATGGCGTGGTGGAGCAGTGGTTCGAGGAGGAAGGCTTCTGTGACAACTGCGAGACGGACCCCTATGGCGTTTCATCCCCGCAAAACGTTCTCGACAAACTGAAGGCGGCGGCATGACCCAGAAGTGGCAAGTCTCACACAACCCCAGCACACACTAGAGCCTCCTCGGCAGATTACCGGTTCAACATGCATCTCTCAGCAAGCCTGCTTCAACGCCAGAAGCAACGTATGGTCTTATCGCCTCAAGCCATTGAAGCTATTCGCTTGCTGCGATTGACGCATACTGAACTCCATCAGCTCGTGCAGCAGGCACTCGAGAAGAACCCCGTTTTGAAGCCTGACCCGTTTGACGACGATTCGCCGCTGTCAGGGGTGGATCAGCGGAGCAGTCAAAGCAGAAGCGAAATCGGCGAATCGCCCATTGGCGGGCCGTCTGGCGGGCGCGGGCAATGGAAGTCGCAACGCAGTAGCGGCAACGATCGACCTGCCGTCGAGGAGTTTACCGCCCACACCGAAACATTGCACGACCATGTCGCCCGCCAGGTCGCCCTCACCCCGTTCACCCCCCAGGAGCGGCTGATTGCCGGACAGCTCGCCGCCCATCTGGAGGACACTGGCTATCTTCAGGTAAACCTTTTCGATCTGGCCAGGAGGTTAAACGTTCGGCAAGCTGATGTGGAACGGGTCATCGGAATCTTGCAGCAATTTGATCCGCCGGGCATTTTTGCGCGAACTCTCAGCGAATGCCTGGAGATTCAGCTGCGCCAGCAAGACCGGTTCGACCCGGCTATGGCAGCTTTGGTCGCCAATCTCGAGATGCTTGCACGGGGGGATTTTCAGGGATTGAAGCAGCGTTGCGGAGTCGACGAGGAGGATCTCCTCGACATGAGGAACGAAATCCGCGCGCTCGATCCCAAGCCTGGAGACCGGTTCCAGTCCGGGACGCCGGAAACCATCGTACCGGACGTCTGGGTAATGCCCAAGTCCGAAGGTGGATGGCGGGTGGAGCTTGATCCGGCCACGCTGCCCAAAGTGTTGATCAACCACACCTATGTCGCCGAAATCTCGCAGCAGACCAAGCAAAATCCGGAAGGCAAAGCGTTTCTCGACCATTGCCAGGAAAAAGGGAACTGGCTGATCAGCAGTCTCAAGCAGCGCGCTAAGACGATCCTTAAGGTTGCGACCGAAATCGTGCGCCAGCAGGATGCCTTTTTTACACACGGCGCCGCCCATCTGCGGCCTCTCTGTCTCAAAAATGTCGCTGACGAGATCGGCATGCACGAGTCGACGGTAAGCCGGGTGACTTCGAACAGGTACATGTTGACTCCGCGCGGGGTGTTCGAGCTGAAGTATTTTTTCGCTGCGCCAATCGCATCCTGCGAGGGCGGCGACGCGCACTCCGCCAAAGCTGTCCGCCATCGGATCAAGGCAATCATAGCCGAAGAATCGCTCGACAAGGTACATTCCGACGAAGACATCGTTGCTCAACTCAAGGAGACCGGCATCGATGTCGCTCGCCGTACCGTCACCAAATATCGCGAGGCGATGAACATCCCTTCCTCCATACGACGGCGCCGCGATAAGCGTTTGTCCGCAGCTGCGATCAAGCGAAGTGACTAACCGGCATTCCTGGTCGGCGAGAGGCGACTCTCAACTTCCTCCGGGCCGAAGCAGCTTTCGAAGTCCTGGCATTCCCGACAACTGGGTGCAGTGCATGACGAAAAGCCTTCGGCCTCACACAGCTTGCGGTAAAAGTACTTTTTCCATTTCATGTTTTCTGTGTTGCCTGCCGCCAGCGCGGGAAAATGTCTGGCAAGCAGGCGGCTGAGCTCAGCGCGATTTGAGAGGCCAAGATCCCGCCAAAGATGGTCCGTGCGCATCGCACGCCGGGCGATGATCTTGGCCAAGCGGCCGCTCGCCGGGTCGGCCGGCGCAGCATGCGCTAGCAGCAGCCGGCGTAGCAGCTCCTCTTCCAGTTCCGGCTCGGGCTCGCTCAACTCCTCCAAAGCGAATACGCTGCTGGAGGTAGACGGGAAAGTTGCGGCCAAGACATCACGCAATTCGACAGACGAAAGGCCTGTCCCCTCCGTCGCCAACACCTCGCCCGCCTGGACCTCCTCAAGCGAACGTGAATGTACGCAGGGCAGCACATGCTGATCGAAGCTCCTCCCTAGCTCGGACCCACGCCATTGCGCGCTGGATAGGCAGCCATCATCGTAACGGCCGGCTTCAGCTTCCGGCATGACAAAGCGCCTTGTTGACCGCAGGGATGATCTTGTCGCCCCAGAGCTCGATCTGGCGCAGCATCGTCTTTTGGTCGAAGTCGCCCAATTGAGTCTGAACT from Mesorhizobium sp. M1E.F.Ca.ET.045.02.1.1 includes the following:
- the rpoN gene encoding RNA polymerase factor sigma-54, with protein sequence MHLSASLLQRQKQRMVLSPQAIEAIRLLRLTHTELHQLVQQALEKNPVLKPDPFDDDSPLSGVDQRSSQSRSEIGESPIGGPSGGRGQWKSQRSSGNDRPAVEEFTAHTETLHDHVARQVALTPFTPQERLIAGQLAAHLEDTGYLQVNLFDLARRLNVRQADVERVIGILQQFDPPGIFARTLSECLEIQLRQQDRFDPAMAALVANLEMLARGDFQGLKQRCGVDEEDLLDMRNEIRALDPKPGDRFQSGTPETIVPDVWVMPKSEGGWRVELDPATLPKVLINHTYVAEISQQTKQNPEGKAFLDHCQEKGNWLISSLKQRAKTILKVATEIVRQQDAFFTHGAAHLRPLCLKNVADEIGMHESTVSRVTSNRYMLTPRGVFELKYFFAAPIASCEGGDAHSAKAVRHRIKAIIAEESLDKVHSDEDIVAQLKETGIDVARRTVTKYREAMNIPSSIRRRRDKRLSAAAIKRSD
- a CDS encoding nitrogen fixation protein NifQ, with translation MPEAEAGRYDDGCLSSAQWRGSELGRSFDQHVLPCVHSRSLEEVQAGEVLATEGTGLSSVELRDVLAATFPSTSSSVFALEELSEPEPELEEELLRRLLLAHAAPADPASGRLAKIIARRAMRTDHLWRDLGLSNRAELSRLLARHFPALAAGNTENMKWKKYFYRKLCEAEGFSSCTAPSCRECQDFESCFGPEEVESRLSPTRNAG